One Defluviitoga tunisiensis genomic window carries:
- the rfbB gene encoding dTDP-glucose 4,6-dehydratase: MTILVTGVAGFIGSNFVYYYLRKYKNRKIIGLDKLTYAGNLDNLSKLTQEEKKRFVFIKGDINDRKLLEEIYSKYEIDGIINFAAESHVDRSIHDPGIFVKTNVLGTQTLLHVFKEHYDERKKQKFLQISTDEVYGALGPTGYFTEETPLDPHSPYSASKASSDLIVKAYHDTYGLNTNITRCSNNYGPYQFPEKLIPLMIHNALNHKELPVYGDGKHVRDWLYVEDHCKAIDLVFEKGKSGEVYNIGGHNEKENIEIVKLIITYLQEKTKDKEINEGLIKHVKDRLGHDRRYAIDPTKIKDELGWEPETRFEDGIKKTIDWYLDNQEWMKKVITGEYMEFYEKNYVFE, translated from the coding sequence ATGACAATCTTAGTAACAGGTGTAGCTGGTTTTATTGGAAGTAACTTTGTGTATTACTACCTAAGAAAATACAAAAACAGAAAGATTATTGGCTTAGATAAATTAACCTATGCTGGTAATTTAGATAACCTATCTAAATTAACTCAAGAAGAAAAGAAAAGGTTTGTTTTCATAAAAGGCGATATAAACGATAGAAAATTGCTAGAAGAAATATATTCAAAATATGAAATAGATGGAATAATAAACTTTGCAGCAGAAAGCCATGTGGATAGATCAATTCATGATCCTGGTATATTTGTAAAAACAAACGTTTTAGGAACACAAACATTACTACATGTATTTAAAGAACATTACGATGAAAGAAAAAAGCAAAAGTTCCTACAAATATCGACAGACGAAGTATATGGAGCGCTTGGACCAACAGGATACTTCACAGAAGAAACGCCACTAGACCCACACAGTCCATACTCAGCAAGTAAAGCAAGCAGCGATCTAATAGTAAAAGCTTACCATGACACCTATGGACTAAATACAAACATAACAAGATGCTCAAACAACTATGGGCCGTATCAGTTTCCAGAAAAACTCATTCCTCTAATGATACACAATGCATTGAATCATAAAGAGTTACCCGTCTATGGAGATGGGAAACATGTAAGAGACTGGTTGTATGTAGAAGACCATTGTAAGGCAATAGACTTAGTATTTGAAAAAGGAAAAAGTGGAGAGGTATACAACATAGGGGGACACAACGAAAAAGAAAATATAGAGATAGTAAAACTGATAATAACGTACCTTCAAGAAAAAACAAAAGACAAAGAAATAAACGAAGGATTAATAAAACATGTGAAAGACAGACTAGGGCATGACAGACGATACGCTATAGATCCAACAAAGATAAAGGACGAATTAGGATGGGAACCAGAAACAAGGTTTGAAGACGGTATCAAAAAAACTATAGACTGGTACTTAGACAACCAAGAATGGATGAAAAAAGTTATAACAGGAGAGTATATGGAGTTTTATGAGAAAAACTATGTTTTTGAGTAG
- a CDS encoding oligosaccharide flippase family protein, with amino-acid sequence MSKEREFIKSFFQFSIGQWIAALISFITTPITTWLIIPEEFGKASMFTLAFNLLLNISLLGTDQSFVRMFYEKPEEERRNLLWESLMPSLSVGFIVFIIIGLFWKELSFVLFEDYSHFLPIFLLGLTILIAIIERFATLVVRMKQRGIAFSALRVVNGASNAAFTILYALLVSKTFYAVIVGLFFSHVLSALLAIFFERDLWFGKFKINTGSVKEIIKYGLPFVPTFLITWIFQSFDKLALRNYCDFTEIGLYSAAFKVVSVMSLIQVGFSNFWTPVSYESYENDPESTGLFEKVSLFISAAMFVVGMLIIVFKDVIFLLLAKSYRQAAGISSFLLLIPIMNTTSQVTGVGIGFKKKTYWHMIISAVPAVANVIGNTLLVPQYGAKGAAFTTGLSYILYYCMKTFISKNLYPVNYHLGKFFTATVVFVIVAFINTFVGNLVWQVLSAVIGLVIVLLVYNTEVKYALDLVIDELKRVKNKVANRA; translated from the coding sequence ATGTCAAAGGAACGAGAATTTATTAAATCATTTTTTCAGTTTTCAATAGGGCAATGGATTGCAGCCCTAATTTCTTTTATTACAACACCAATAACAACCTGGCTTATCATACCTGAAGAGTTTGGTAAGGCCTCTATGTTTACATTAGCCTTTAATTTGCTTTTGAACATTTCTCTTCTTGGCACGGATCAAAGCTTTGTAAGAATGTTCTATGAGAAACCAGAAGAGGAAAGGCGAAACCTGCTTTGGGAATCTTTGATGCCAAGCCTGTCTGTAGGATTTATTGTGTTTATTATAATTGGATTGTTTTGGAAGGAATTGTCTTTTGTTCTTTTTGAAGATTATTCTCATTTTTTGCCTATCTTCTTGCTAGGGCTTACCATTTTAATTGCGATCATAGAACGATTTGCTACATTAGTTGTTAGAATGAAACAAAGAGGTATAGCCTTTTCTGCTTTAAGAGTTGTAAACGGAGCATCAAACGCTGCTTTTACAATTTTGTATGCCTTGCTTGTTTCAAAAACTTTTTATGCAGTTATTGTTGGATTGTTTTTTTCTCATGTGCTTTCAGCATTGTTAGCAATATTTTTTGAAAGAGATTTGTGGTTTGGTAAGTTTAAAATTAATACTGGTTCAGTCAAAGAAATTATTAAGTATGGACTCCCATTTGTTCCAACATTCTTAATAACCTGGATTTTTCAATCTTTTGATAAATTAGCCTTGCGAAATTATTGTGATTTTACTGAAATTGGATTGTATTCAGCGGCCTTTAAGGTTGTTTCTGTTATGAGTTTGATTCAAGTAGGATTTTCTAATTTTTGGACTCCGGTTTCTTACGAGAGCTATGAAAATGATCCTGAAAGTACAGGACTTTTTGAAAAGGTTTCTTTGTTTATTTCCGCTGCTATGTTTGTTGTTGGGATGCTAATTATTGTTTTTAAAGATGTAATATTTTTACTTCTAGCAAAGTCGTATAGGCAAGCAGCTGGAATTAGTTCTTTTCTTCTTTTAATACCTATTATGAACACTACATCGCAAGTTACAGGAGTTGGAATTGGCTTTAAAAAGAAGACATATTGGCATATGATAATATCTGCGGTACCTGCGGTTGCTAATGTTATTGGAAACACCTTGCTAGTTCCACAATATGGCGCAAAAGGTGCAGCGTTTACAACAGGCTTGTCTTATATCCTTTATTATTGCATGAAGACGTTTATATCAAAGAATTTGTATCCAGTTAATTATCATCTAGGTAAATTCTTTACAGCTACGGTTGTTTTTGTTATAGTAGCGTTTATAAACACATTTGTCGGAAATCTTGTTTGGCAGGTTCTTTCTGCTGTAATTGGGCTTGTTATTGTATTGTTGGTCTATAATACTGAAGTAAAATACGCCCTTGACTTGGTTATTGATGAATTAAAGAGGGTAAAGAATAAAGTTGCCAATAGAGCATAA
- a CDS encoding RpnC/YadD family protein: protein MIEVMRSAFEKDIERFYKAFRLIVELINKMQDKEKADEVFEMCIKYLLNVRDDIEIEELERTAKEESVERGELIMSIAEKLREEGIEKGIKKGKIEGKKEIAINVLSQRFGNELTEELTEKIRNADDETINYIGDNLLEITIEELKEILNLK, encoded by the coding sequence GTGATAGAAGTAATGAGGAGTGCATTCGAAAAAGATATAGAAAGATTTTACAAAGCATTTAGGCTAATAGTAGAACTAATAAATAAAATGCAAGACAAAGAAAAAGCAGATGAAGTATTTGAGATGTGTATAAAATACCTATTAAATGTAAGAGATGATATAGAAATAGAAGAATTAGAAAGAACAGCAAAAGAAGAATCGGTTGAAAGGGGTGAATTGATAATGTCGATAGCTGAGAAGTTAAGAGAAGAAGGTATTGAAAAAGGTATCAAAAAAGGAAAAATAGAAGGAAAAAAGGAAATTGCTATTAATGTATTGAGTCAAAGATTTGGGAATGAATTAACAGAAGAATTGACAGAGAAAATTCGAAATGCTGATGATGAAACAATTAATTACATCGGAGATAATCTATTAGAAATAACGATAGAAGAATTGAAAGAAATTTTGAATTTGAAATAG
- a CDS encoding glycosyltransferase, translated as MKILIIGYMHPKLDKRVSRTVSSLSKSHEIIYQYWTDREEKKYQDGNITYIPIKYTKGTKGNPLRKLLNRRALDKIICDLIKNEDYDILYMHHFLASRPLEPFKIAKKRNKKIVYDIHEYHPENFLAELPAIIGDLKTAVLWHLFKKQLKLSDLAIFVSGETRNDVIDKVGITKDKTFIMPNYANFILKPDIQKKQKEIVLVGKVTRKIEDEKKLLNILINKGFSFKVIGMDSQEFDDIPHASTSFLPYNEMMEELSKAAFSLISYNTVKDRHYKNDIFALPHKYYDSIAAGTPVIVKESFISMAKQVEELGIGLVINPSNTEQSIEKIQKAYENYETILKNIEKYQKYFVWSQEKEQEFLKIIEL; from the coding sequence ATGAAAATACTTATTATCGGATACATGCACCCAAAGCTTGATAAAAGAGTTTCCAGGACCGTTAGTTCTCTTTCTAAATCACATGAGATTATATACCAATATTGGACTGATAGAGAAGAAAAAAAGTACCAGGATGGAAATATTACGTATATACCAATTAAATATACAAAAGGAACTAAAGGCAATCCTTTAAGAAAATTGTTAAATAGAAGGGCATTAGATAAAATAATTTGTGATTTAATTAAAAACGAAGATTATGACATATTATACATGCATCATTTTTTAGCAAGTAGACCACTTGAACCATTTAAAATAGCAAAAAAACGGAATAAGAAAATAGTTTACGACATACACGAATATCATCCTGAGAACTTTTTAGCAGAACTACCTGCAATCATTGGTGATTTAAAAACAGCGGTACTATGGCACCTATTCAAAAAACAATTGAAATTGTCTGACTTAGCTATCTTTGTTTCTGGCGAAACACGAAACGATGTAATTGATAAAGTAGGCATTACAAAAGATAAGACTTTCATTATGCCTAATTATGCAAATTTTATTTTGAAGCCTGATATTCAAAAGAAACAAAAAGAAATTGTTTTGGTTGGAAAAGTTACAAGAAAGATAGAAGACGAGAAAAAACTCTTAAATATTCTTATTAATAAAGGATTTTCTTTTAAAGTTATAGGAATGGATTCACAAGAATTTGACGATATCCCACACGCCTCAACATCTTTCTTGCCTTACAATGAAATGATGGAAGAGTTATCAAAAGCTGCTTTTTCTCTAATCTCATACAATACTGTGAAAGATAGACATTACAAAAATGATATATTTGCACTTCCACACAAATATTACGATTCTATAGCTGCAGGAACCCCTGTTATTGTTAAAGAATCATTTATTTCAATGGCAAAACAAGTTGAAGAATTAGGAATCGGTTTAGTAATAAACCCATCAAACACAGAACAAAGCATAGAAAAAATACAAAAAGCCTACGAAAATTATGAAACTATCTTAAAAAATATTGAAAAATATCAAAAATACTTTGTATGGAGCCAAGAAAAAGAACAAGAGTTTTTAAAAATAATTGAGTTATAA
- a CDS encoding SH3 domain-containing protein, producing the protein MYYKVAEAHESNYPNPITIKKGTKVKVGDKYNGPENWEKWRYCYTLDNRTEGWVPEQLLVIENEYGIILEDYTAKELNVEKNEIVKGIKELNGWLWCVKLIDNDEGWLPKEKLRS; encoded by the coding sequence ATGTATTATAAAGTAGCTGAGGCACATGAAAGCAATTATCCAAATCCAATTACAATCAAAAAAGGTACAAAAGTGAAAGTAGGAGATAAATATAATGGACCAGAGAATTGGGAAAAATGGAGATACTGTTATACACTGGATAATAGGACTGAGGGATGGGTTCCAGAACAGTTACTTGTTATAGAAAATGAATATGGAATAATATTAGAAGATTATACTGCAAAGGAACTGAATGTTGAAAAAAATGAAATTGTTAAAGGAATAAAAGAACTTAATGGTTGGTTATGGTGTGTGAAACTTATAGACAATGATGAAGGATGGTTGCCAAAGGAGAAATTAAGATCATAA
- a CDS encoding type II toxin-antitoxin system RelE/ParE family toxin: MGEFSSKTIKELISLINEETSSNSLKLFKNDVKKLKDRNLLLKIFSAVREIKIDYSVGDLKTGDLCGVRTVKINYNNVAYRIAYYVDKPILDSEKVNIMFIHVGSRGNFYKELRDYFRNQKSILKYINNKAI, from the coding sequence GTGGGAGAATTTAGTTCAAAAACTATTAAAGAGCTAATTTCATTAATTAACGAAGAAACATCTTCGAATAGTTTAAAATTATTCAAAAATGATGTAAAGAAATTAAAAGATAGAAACTTATTATTGAAAATCTTTTCTGCAGTACGTGAGATTAAAATAGATTATTCAGTTGGAGACTTAAAAACTGGAGATCTGTGTGGAGTTAGAACAGTCAAAATTAACTACAATAATGTTGCATATAGAATTGCGTATTATGTTGATAAGCCGATCTTGGATTCTGAAAAGGTGAATATAATGTTCATTCATGTAGGTTCAAGGGGAAATTTTTATAAAGAACTAAGGGATTATTTTAGAAACCAGAAAAGCATCTTAAAATATATTAATAACAAAGCTATTTAA
- a CDS encoding DapH/DapD/GlmU-related protein has translation MYLSEISGIAIKKDGFFENFGKLGRIYLENSISFIHSEKYLPDIDQNISCIVCNEELLPFFLDKDMGIVVSKEPKNTFYEIYYTIYSEGKLNYSENKISDSATISPKATIASSGVVIGDNCVIGDNVVIREGTILGNNVHIGNNCVLGSDGYEVAKIYGSSKIVPHTGFCILKDNVEILNNCCVCKGLFRGYDTIIEENVKIDNIVQIAHAVKIGKNTEIGAGAVISGNTIIGENVWIGPNVTLSNKIKVGNNAFVSLGAVLINDISDGERVAGNFAYDTKKFMKEFKMKKSEE, from the coding sequence ATGTATTTATCAGAAATTAGTGGAATAGCGATTAAAAAAGACGGTTTTTTTGAAAATTTTGGTAAATTAGGAAGAATTTATTTAGAAAATTCTATCTCTTTTATACATTCTGAAAAGTACTTACCTGACATAGATCAAAACATCTCTTGCATTGTTTGTAATGAAGAATTGTTGCCATTTTTTTTAGATAAAGACATGGGAATAGTTGTATCAAAAGAGCCAAAAAACACATTTTATGAGATATATTATACAATCTATTCAGAAGGTAAGTTAAATTACTCTGAAAACAAAATTTCTGATTCAGCTACTATTTCTCCCAAAGCAACAATTGCAAGTTCTGGTGTAGTTATCGGAGATAATTGTGTAATTGGAGATAACGTAGTAATTAGAGAAGGGACTATTTTAGGAAATAATGTACATATTGGAAACAATTGTGTTTTGGGTAGTGATGGTTATGAGGTTGCGAAAATTTATGGGTCTAGTAAAATTGTTCCCCATACGGGATTTTGTATTTTGAAAGATAATGTCGAAATTTTAAACAATTGCTGTGTGTGTAAAGGGCTGTTTAGGGGGTACGATACAATTATAGAAGAAAACGTTAAAATAGATAATATTGTACAAATAGCTCATGCAGTTAAAATAGGCAAAAACACAGAAATAGGTGCTGGAGCTGTTATCTCTGGAAATACAATCATAGGAGAAAATGTATGGATTGGACCAAACGTTACTCTTTCTAATAAAATTAAAGTGGGGAATAATGCCTTTGTTAGTTTAGGTGCAGTCTTAATAAACGATATTAGTGATGGAGAAAGAGTTGCGGGTAACTTTGCCTATGATACTAAAAAATTTATGAAAGAATTCAAGATGAAAAAAAGCGAGGAGTAA
- a CDS encoding outer membrane beta-barrel protein has product MPHDALGINIAGTYWFTDTLGVEANLDFAKGDVINMSSEDFSIKASSQLIGPSVAVKYLVLKSPVFVNVKAGAGYYFYNSTTKVTGTSEGTTVETTSKMKGNGFGMLVGAEMLHPVTTSLAIKANAGYKLFTNIKNLKDQDGNEITDTAISMNGLKLGFGVIYSF; this is encoded by the coding sequence ATGCCACACGACGCACTTGGAATAAATATTGCTGGTACTTATTGGTTTACAGATACATTAGGAGTAGAAGCTAATCTTGATTTTGCGAAGGGTGATGTAATTAATATGTCATCAGAGGATTTTTCGATAAAAGCTTCATCTCAACTAATTGGCCCATCAGTAGCTGTTAAATACCTGGTTCTAAAGAGTCCTGTATTTGTAAATGTTAAAGCTGGTGCAGGTTATTATTTTTATAATTCAACAACTAAAGTTACAGGTACTTCTGAGGGAACTACTGTTGAAACAACTTCCAAAATGAAAGGAAATGGTTTTGGAATGCTTGTTGGAGCAGAAATGTTGCATCCAGTAACTACTAGTTTGGCAATTAAGGCTAATGCGGGTTATAAATTGTTCACGAATATAAAAAATCTTAAAGATCAAGATGGCAATGAGATCACTGATACCGCAATTTCTATGAATGGATTAAAATTAGGGTTTGGTGTTATATATAGTTTTTAA
- a CDS encoding ABC transporter ATP-binding protein, with amino-acid sequence MSLELKNIYKVFKSENTETVAVKDFSLKIEKGQLVTLLGPSGCGKTTTLRMIAGFETPTSGKIFLEGKDITNDPPNKRDISMVFQSYALFPHMTVKENIEFGLKIKKLPKNAIEEKVRSIISLTGLEGMENRRPDQISGGQQQRVALARSLVMEPKVLLFDEPLSNLDAKLRESMRSEIRRIQKELNITSVYVTHDQTEAMSISDIIIVMNKGEIMQVGNPFDIYSYPLNRFVADFIGKVNFIEGEVVKKNENYYEVYNKELNKTFVGISKKNLQINENVLIALRPEALTYEKKENSISGIIKKVVYLGSQVEYEFETEHNKIINGILFNPVENKIPQVNEKINLYFGLKASWLIKSKE; translated from the coding sequence TATTTAAAAGCGAAAACACCGAAACGGTAGCTGTAAAAGATTTTTCTTTGAAAATAGAAAAAGGCCAACTCGTAACGCTTTTAGGTCCGTCTGGTTGTGGAAAGACGACAACATTGAGAATGATTGCCGGATTTGAAACACCAACAAGTGGAAAGATATTTCTTGAAGGAAAAGATATTACAAACGATCCCCCAAACAAACGAGATATCTCAATGGTATTTCAAAGCTATGCCTTGTTTCCACATATGACCGTTAAAGAAAACATAGAATTTGGACTAAAAATTAAAAAACTACCTAAAAATGCTATTGAAGAAAAAGTTAGAAGTATAATCTCTCTAACTGGCTTAGAAGGAATGGAAAACAGAAGGCCAGACCAAATTTCTGGTGGTCAACAACAAAGAGTAGCTCTTGCAAGAAGTTTGGTAATGGAACCAAAGGTACTGTTATTCGATGAACCCTTATCAAACCTTGATGCAAAATTACGAGAAAGCATGCGCTCAGAAATAAGAAGAATTCAAAAAGAATTAAATATAACAAGCGTTTATGTTACACATGATCAAACAGAAGCGATGAGTATTTCAGATATTATAATAGTAATGAACAAGGGGGAAATAATGCAAGTAGGAAATCCCTTTGATATCTATTCATACCCACTAAATAGATTTGTAGCAGATTTCATAGGCAAAGTAAATTTCATTGAGGGTGAAGTTGTTAAAAAGAACGAAAACTATTATGAAGTATACAATAAAGAACTAAATAAAACATTTGTCGGAATAAGTAAGAAAAACCTGCAAATAAACGAAAATGTATTAATTGCATTAAGACCCGAAGCTCTGACATATGAAAAAAAAGAAAACTCCATATCAGGAATTATTAAAAAGGTTGTATATTTAGGATCCCAAGTTGAATATGAGTTTGAAACAGAGCATAATAAAATTATCAACGGGATATTATTCAACCCGGTAGAAAATAAAATACCTCAAGTCAATGAAAAAATAAACCTATATTTTGGCTTAAAAGCCTCATGGCTAATAAAAAGCAAAGAATAA